A single Desulfocurvus vexinensis DSM 17965 DNA region contains:
- a CDS encoding response regulator: protein MADDQAMPGLTGLELARQARRLLPGLPVILCTGFSRAATPKALHSHGVARMLLKPFALPELALAIRAALAAPRGADDAR from the coding sequence CCGACGACCAGGCCATGCCCGGGCTCACGGGGCTGGAGCTGGCCCGCCAGGCCCGGCGGCTGCTCCCGGGGCTGCCGGTGATCCTGTGCACGGGATTTTCCCGCGCGGCCACGCCCAAGGCCCTGCACAGCCACGGCGTGGCCCGCATGCTGCTCAAGCCCTTCGCCCTGCCGGAACTGGCCCTGGCCATCCGCGCCGCCCTGGCGGCCCCCAGGGGCGCGGACGACGCGCGGTGA
- a CDS encoding acyl-CoA thioesterase, translated as MQPKRKDESSIVMAQRLLPQDANPAGNIHGGVILKQIDLTAATAAMRHARCNVVTASLDRMDFLRPVHVGELVRFKASVNYVGKTSMEVGVRVEAENLITGELRYTNSAYLTFVALGPDGKPTPVPGLILESGEDHRRWREAEERRRVRLALKASERRSQDGGQG; from the coding sequence ATGCAGCCCAAGCGCAAGGATGAATCGAGCATCGTCATGGCCCAGCGGCTTCTGCCGCAGGACGCCAACCCCGCCGGAAACATCCACGGCGGCGTGATCCTCAAGCAGATCGACCTCACGGCGGCCACCGCCGCCATGCGCCACGCGCGCTGCAACGTGGTCACCGCCAGCCTGGACCGCATGGACTTCCTGCGCCCGGTGCACGTGGGCGAGCTGGTGCGCTTCAAGGCCAGCGTAAACTACGTGGGCAAGACCAGCATGGAGGTCGGCGTGCGCGTGGAGGCCGAGAACCTGATCACCGGCGAGCTGCGCTACACCAACTCCGCCTACCTGACCTTCGTGGCCCTGGGCCCGGACGGCAAGCCCACGCCCGTGCCCGGCCTGATCCTGGAGAGCGGCGAGGACCACCGCCGCTGGCGCGAGGCCGAGGAGCGCCGCCGGGTGCGCCTGGCCCTCAAGGCCAGCGAGCGGCGCTCCCAGGACGGCGGGCAGGGCTGA
- a CDS encoding Dabb family protein, producing MLKHIVMWKLKDEAEGATKAENARKMQQMLEALPAKIPGVLTLEVGLNVVDGPTASDVCLYSEFPSLEVMLAYQEHPEHQKCVAFIKGVVAERRAVDYTC from the coding sequence ATGCTCAAGCACATCGTGATGTGGAAGCTCAAGGACGAGGCCGAGGGCGCCACCAAGGCCGAGAACGCCAGGAAGATGCAGCAGATGCTCGAAGCACTGCCCGCCAAGATTCCCGGGGTGCTGACCCTGGAGGTCGGGCTGAACGTGGTGGACGGCCCCACGGCCAGCGACGTCTGCCTGTACAGCGAATTCCCGTCCCTGGAGGTCATGCTGGCCTACCAGGAGCACCCCGAGCACCAGAAGTGCGTGGCCTTCATCAAGGGCGTGGTCGCCGAGCGCCGGGCCGTGGACTATACCTGCTAG